In Rhodopirellula bahusiensis, the genomic stretch GGCATCCCGGAGGAGCCATGTCGGTTGGGTGAAAACCCGGGTGATCATCGGCAGTGAAATAGTGAATGTACGCAATGTCGCCGTTGAAATGGGCGGAGATGTAGGGCAGATCGCGATCGCCGGAGATGTGAAACGCGCCGTAGCGGTCAACGCGGATGGTGCGTAGACGATTCGCGATCTGCGCTGCGTCGTCAGTCTCGGCCGATCCAGAAAGATCGTCAATCTTCATCGACTAGCGTCCGCTAACGGAAGGTTTTTACGACACCGCCCTGAACGAAGCGAACGATGCCTGAATTACGGAAATTGTACCAAAGCCAGCCCGCGTTGACAAAGTTGGAAGGTGTGCCGCAGGCCTAGCGTAAAAACCATGTTGTGGGACGGTGAATCGCCAGCGAGGCGTCCCTTTCAAACGACGTGCGAGCCGAAGTGCATTACGGTGAACGATTCCCGTAACGCAGCCATTCGTATAACGCCATTGGAATCATCAGCGGCCACATGAGGCAAGCCAAGCATCCCGCGACGGGGTTTGATCCATCATGCACGATTTCGTATTCGGGTGGGTCGAGAGGCTCTGGGTTGTTGCGACGCCAGACCCACGAAGAGACGACGCCCCAAGAGAACAGGCCAATTGCACCGGCGAGCCAAACAGCGGAAACGATGAACCAAGCGATTCTGAGCCAGTCAGGCATTAGGACGCCTCTCGTCCCCACAACGGAAGGTTTTTACGACACCGCCCTGAACGAAGCGAGCGATGTTTGAACTACGAAAGATTGTACCAACGCCAGCCCGCGTGACCAACCAAGGAAGGTGTGCCGAAGGCCTAGCGTAAAAACCATGTTGTGCGGCAGTGACGATGGGGCCACGCGGCGAGACGATGACATCGAATGCTTGCAAAGAGCTTGAAACGCGGAGAAAGCGGAATTGCGGAGGTCGCGGAGTGATGCAAAAACGCTTGCATCCGAGGCGATGTCATTTGACAATGGCGTTAGTCGCACGACGCGCACCCATCGGCGAAGCAGGACGTTCGAACGTATGGGTGCGTCTCGCGCGACCATTGCATTTGCCAGCGATCGGTTGAACCACAGAGGACACAGAGAGCACAGAGGAGAGTCGCGGATGAACACCGATCAACACAGATGCAACCGATTGCCTGGGCCGCACAACGGGGTTCTGGACGACAGGGTGTCGTCTATGCTTGGAAATCGGGGAGAACGGGTGTGGATTTTAGCTGAAGGGGGCTCGGTATGCACCATCGAGCGACCGGGCGGGGAGATGGAGACGGGGCTTCATTCTTGCAAGCCTAGTCCGCGGATGCGATAGAACGGTGCTTTCGCTCCTGAAATCAGTCGTCAACCACAACGTCCCCGGTGGCAGACAAGACGAACGTCCTGCGGGGTAGAACCCAACTCAATTTTGCGAATGGCGTAGGTCTTGATCGTCCGAGAATGTACCGCGTCGCTGATTCGCAGCAGCCGCTTGGCAACCTCTTGTTGCACCTGCGAGAAGAATTTAGGCGACTCCAATCGCTCTCGCTGCGCGGAGGGAAGGCAATCGCTTCGACTTTCGCGGCGACACCAGGCCGACCGTGCACCGCAACAAACAGAGTTTGTCCAGGCCGGTTCGCAAAGCTGACAACGTGACGCTGACTTCCGATGATGACGCCTATCAAATCACCCCGTTCGAGAAACGCGAAGGTCTCGCATTGGTTCCAATTTTCGGGTCAACGAATGCCGCGAGATACCGGGTGAAACCCAGAGCAAATGGGATTTCGCGATTGGTGAATTGTTAGCGGAGTGGCGCAAGCCGCCCGGTGAGTGGGTTACCGGATGGTTTGCGTCGTTTCGCTATGTAGTTGATGTTTCGGACGGAACCGGGCCTAACGGCCGTCGGCTGATTGGTGGGCCTGCCGCGGGGCGTTGCGACCGCGAGCATTTCGCCAAGGTTGACCATTGCTGTAAAGACGCGGGGAATCGGCGACCACGGAACGTGACATGGGTTGCTCCAGCACAAAAGTTTGGAAACGCATGCCGTGAAGGTCTCGCATTGAAGCCACTTTTCGGATCAACGCATGCCGCGAGGTACCGGGTGAAACCCAGAGCGAATGGGATTTCGCGATTGTTGAATTGCTAGCGGAGTGGCGCGAGCCGCCCGGTGAGTGGGTTACCGGATGGCTTGCGCTATTCCGCTACGAAGATGATGCTTCGGATGGAACCGGGCCTAACGGTCGTAGGCTGATTGGGTGGGGTTGTGCTGGTCTCGGGGTTTCCACCCCGAGCTATCGACGCGGACTCCTCCGGAGCCATTCAGGCTCAAGATGCCACCGTGCCCTCTTGGTGTGCTCGCGGTTTGAACTCGCGAACCCCCAGAAGGCGTGAAACGTGGTAAATCGTGACGTTCGTATCGATCAAGACACACGCGAGCGAGCAAAAATCTGCCGAGTTCGTCGTTTTGACTCAATTCTAGATTGAGCGGCGAGCTGGCCTGGATAGCTTGGGAGTGTCGCCGCGAGTCGCGCCGACACGAATCAAACGGAGTGCGGGGTACGGGCCCCGGTCACGCGATTTTGCTAGAGGACGAAGGGTATCAGGACATGAGTGAAACGAGTCAGCCGATGATCGACGAGGTGGATTTGATTCTCACCAACGCTCGCCTGCGAGACGAGCTGGAACCATATCGAGATGATTCCATCGACGATCCGACCACGCGAAGCATGCCGCTTCAAAAAGAGAACGAATACCTGGCGTCGATCCTCGCCTGGGAACGAGCACCTGCGCTCGCGATTGCACAATGGTTCGATCCACCGCTGCAAATCCCCGCCCCAGAATCGCTGGATGACACGGGATTGGCGGTTGAACTGCAGCGGACCATCGAGCAACTGCACTCCCAGAACATCAAGCTGACCTTCACCGATCACTTGTCCGATCGTGAGCTGTACCGGGTGATTTACCGCGACATCCTTCCCGCTTGCGAGAAGAAAGTCGACGCCCCGGGCAAGTGCTTGGAATGGCGATGCCTGGAAGACAACGACACCTATCTGATGTACTACGCGACTCCGGTCGAGCGTCGTCGGCACCAGGAAGAACATCAGGCTGAGTTGCCCAAGGCCAAACGTCCCAATTTCCGCCGCAAGCTTCCTGACTGATTACAACGCTGGACAGAAACGACGACGTTCACGATGCCCCGAAGGATTCGGGTGCTAACCGCCGACTCTTTCGGATTGCAGGGAATCAATTCGTTCGGCGATGGCCGCGGCCACTTTGGGATTGGGTCCCAAGTACCGCGAGACGACAAATTCAACCTCGCCGAATTTGGTCGCCGCTTCTTTTGCTTGACGAACGATCGCGTCATACAGCCGTCCCGAGAACAACAAGTGCGGCTGCACAATGATTCGCCCGAACTGACCAGTCGAAGCAATTTGTTCGAGCGTGTCCGGCAATCGTGGTTGTGCCATCGCGTAGAACGTGGTCACCAAGCCAGCTCGATCGATCCCATGAAGATCCGCGATGGAAGGTGCATTCGCTTGCGAATTAGACGACGGAAACATGCGTCCGCGAACGGCAACTTCGGTGAGCAATCTCATGTCCGACGAAGCACATGGATCCAAGCTTCCGCGGCCAACCATCACCACGGCGGTGGGAATGGCCGCGAGGCCGGACGCTCCGAGGGATCGGTGATCGGTGGCGACGGATTCGATCGACTCAATCAATCGCTCGCGAACCAATTCGACCATGCGGGACTGGCGAGAAATGGGACGGCTGTAACCCGCAATCCGGTCAAGCGTGTTCGTCTGACGAGCGACGGCTTCGACGGCATCGGGAATGTCCGACTTCGCATGCCCAGCGGCGAACAACAACAGAGGCGAAACGGTGATTCGTTCCGCACCGGCGTCGAGCAAACGTCGCCAACCTTCGTCGATGGTTGGCGACTGAAACTCGAGCAGGCAAGGTTGAACGATCGAACGACCAGCCAAGTAAGATGCCAGTCGATCACCGAGTTCAAAGAATTCGTCGGTCCCGCGTTGATCACGCGTACCGTGGCCGATCAGCAGAATTCCGTGGGAATCGCCCATCGAGCCACTCTCTCCGGCGAAACCGATTACTGAACCTTTTGGGCCGAGCTGAACCCTTCTTTTTGCAATGCGGCCAAAGCGGAAGTGACGTCGAATCCGGCATCGTACTTCACGACGACTTTCTTGACGGTCAACGCGTTTGGATCGGGCTGATCAACCAAAGCAACTTCGCTGACCGCGTCGCTCTTTTCCAACGTTTCTTGAACACGCGGGAAGCACGCGAATTGGCAGTGCATTTCAGGAACTTCCAACGTCATCGTGCCAGCTTCCGCCATCACTTCTGGCGTGGCAACGACAGCGGATGCAGGAGCGGCTTCAACTTCGGGTGCTTTGTCAGGAGTCGCGGAGATGGCGACCATGATTCCAACGGCAGCCAAGGCAGCGACAACGTAAACGATCGATTTCATCGGTGAACTCAGTTCAGGAGGGAAAATTCTGGAGGGTCTATCTGTGGCGGGGTGACGCGAATGAGCCGCCTCAGACCGGATGTTCAGTTTACCAATGCAGAACTCCGAATCACAACCGCCAAAACAAAGGGGTGAACTTCCCAGGGCAATTCACTGAATGAAACACCACTGATTAGCCGATGGCCGTTCGGCCCGGTTGTGACGCAGAAACCGGTGCCAACGCACTCCGGCTGATATTCCGAACCTCTCCAAATGGTTCGCCCTGAGTCAATTTCACGCCGAATCTAGCGTGAAATCAACAACGAAATGCGACAATGGACGTCTCACCAGCTCAGGCGGCAACGCTTGGTACGTCCTCGTTTGCCGTTCGAATGGCTTCCACAGCGGTTCGCAATGGCGCGTCCAATTCCCAAGCTGATTCGGCCGGTGTTTGTTTGGCTGCGGGAGCTTCATCACCGGACGCTTCCGATTCCTCCAACGAGGAAGCGTCTGGTTCCGTGTCCGCGTCCGATTCTTGATCCGAATCAACCAGCTTCAATTGGGAATCCAACAAGTCGCGATTTTTGAG encodes the following:
- a CDS encoding Imm1 family immunity protein, with translation MKIDDLSGSAETDDAAQIANRLRTIRVDRYGAFHISGDRDLPYISAHFNGDIAYIHYFTADDHPGFHPTDMAPPGCPDDVHFLNTDGSEAGAIDMPASTLVDAETAIHAILEFAATGDMPQSIQWFEL
- a CDS encoding sirohydrochlorin chelatase, encoding MGDSHGILLIGHGTRDQRGTDEFFELGDRLASYLAGRSIVQPCLLEFQSPTIDEGWRRLLDAGAERITVSPLLLFAAGHAKSDIPDAVEAVARQTNTLDRIAGYSRPISRQSRMVELVRERLIESIESVATDHRSLGASGLAAIPTAVVMVGRGSLDPCASSDMRLLTEVAVRGRMFPSSNSQANAPSIADLHGIDRAGLVTTFYAMAQPRLPDTLEQIASTGQFGRIIVQPHLLFSGRLYDAIVRQAKEAATKFGEVEFVVSRYLGPNPKVAAAIAERIDSLQSERVGG
- a CDS encoding heavy-metal-associated domain-containing protein, whose amino-acid sequence is MKSIVYVVAALAAVGIMVAISATPDKAPEVEAAPASAVVATPEVMAEAGTMTLEVPEMHCQFACFPRVQETLEKSDAVSEVALVDQPDPNALTVKKVVVKYDAGFDVTSALAALQKEGFSSAQKVQ